Proteins from a single region of Runella sp. SP2:
- a CDS encoding BlaI/MecI/CopY family transcriptional regulator: MEELTRTEERIMQIIWDLERCFVKDIIERLDDEPKPPYNTISSVVRILEKKGFVGFKAYGKTYEYFPIIPKESYGKQTFHKVLANYFDNSPASLLSFMVNDKTLDAAEIERLRQFINNQ, translated from the coding sequence ATGGAAGAACTAACACGCACAGAAGAGCGCATCATGCAAATCATTTGGGATTTGGAACGATGCTTTGTCAAAGACATTATTGAGCGACTCGACGACGAGCCTAAGCCACCTTACAACACGATTTCTTCGGTCGTTCGTATTTTGGAGAAAAAAGGATTTGTTGGGTTCAAAGCCTACGGAAAGACGTACGAATACTTTCCTATTATCCCCAAAGAGTCGTACGGAAAACAAACCTTTCACAAGGTACTGGCCAATTATTTCGACAATTCGCCCGCCAGTTTATTGTCGTTTATGGTCAATGATAAAACCTTGGACGCGGCTGAAATAGAACGACTTCGCCAATTTATAAACAACCAGTAA
- a CDS encoding amidohydrolase: MKKTLYTTVLLVGLGMVSFAQSKKAPKLTPEQARLEKLKQEAVAGVEKRAELGQQINDMLFSFSELGFQEFESSRYLTELLEKNGFTIERGIANMPTAWLAKWGSGKPIIAIGSDVDCIPKASQKPGVAYQDPIVTGAPGHGEGHNSGQALNIISALAVKDIMEREKIPGTLVLWPGVAEELVGAKAFYVRDGYFKDVDACIFTHVANNLGVSYGDAGNNGLVSVRFNFEGAAAHAAGAPWRGRSALDAVELMNVGWNFRREHLEVTQRSHYVIPDGGDQPNVVPSKAAVWYYFRERSYPKIKKLFDIGVKIAEGAALMTDTKFTYEILGSAWPGHFNKPIAEAMYQNIKKVGLPTWSEEDQMLAKASQKELQAPKISGLATKLDTLGLPADSPTRMMGGQAMSIGGGSDDIADISWSLPTIVLRYPSNIPGLPGHHWSNAISMATPIAHKGVVYGAKAEAMTLIDMLLKPEIIKEAWEYYRNEQTKEQKYEPLISPKEVPAVYLNRNIMEKFKPELSKYYYDPTKYKTYLEQLGIKYPTLRDDQKEDLKKMKESEK; the protein is encoded by the coding sequence ATGAAAAAAACGCTCTACACCACAGTGCTTTTGGTGGGATTAGGCATGGTTAGTTTTGCCCAATCCAAAAAAGCGCCCAAACTTACCCCCGAACAAGCCCGTCTCGAAAAACTCAAACAAGAGGCAGTGGCTGGCGTTGAGAAACGCGCAGAATTGGGGCAGCAAATCAACGACATGCTCTTCAGTTTTTCGGAACTTGGTTTCCAAGAATTTGAAAGTTCGCGTTATCTGACTGAATTGTTGGAAAAAAATGGTTTCACCATCGAACGCGGTATCGCCAACATGCCCACCGCGTGGCTCGCCAAATGGGGTAGTGGAAAACCCATCATCGCCATTGGCTCGGATGTGGACTGTATTCCTAAAGCGTCCCAAAAACCTGGAGTAGCCTACCAAGACCCCATCGTGACGGGTGCACCTGGCCACGGCGAAGGACACAACTCGGGACAAGCCCTCAATATCATTTCGGCGTTGGCGGTCAAAGACATCATGGAGCGCGAAAAAATCCCAGGTACGTTGGTGTTGTGGCCAGGCGTAGCCGAAGAATTGGTAGGAGCGAAGGCATTTTATGTGCGTGATGGTTATTTCAAAGACGTAGATGCTTGTATTTTTACGCACGTAGCCAATAATTTAGGCGTCTCTTACGGTGATGCAGGAAACAACGGACTTGTCTCGGTTCGCTTCAACTTTGAAGGGGCTGCCGCCCATGCCGCAGGTGCGCCTTGGCGTGGCCGAAGTGCCTTGGATGCGGTCGAATTGATGAACGTTGGCTGGAATTTCCGTCGTGAGCACTTGGAAGTAACACAACGCTCGCATTATGTCATCCCCGATGGTGGCGATCAGCCAAATGTTGTCCCCTCTAAAGCGGCGGTTTGGTATTATTTTCGCGAGCGCTCTTATCCTAAAATCAAAAAACTGTTTGACATCGGCGTGAAAATCGCGGAAGGGGCGGCTTTGATGACCGATACCAAATTTACCTACGAAATTTTGGGGTCGGCTTGGCCTGGGCACTTCAACAAGCCTATTGCGGAAGCGATGTACCAAAACATCAAAAAAGTAGGGCTGCCTACGTGGTCAGAAGAAGACCAAATGCTGGCAAAAGCTTCTCAAAAAGAATTGCAAGCACCGAAAATTTCGGGCTTGGCTACAAAATTGGATACGTTAGGTTTACCTGCTGATTCGCCTACGCGGATGATGGGCGGACAGGCCATGTCGATTGGAGGTGGCTCCGACGACATTGCGGATATTTCTTGGTCATTGCCAACGATTGTGCTGCGTTATCCTTCCAATATTCCAGGCTTGCCAGGCCACCATTGGTCGAATGCCATTTCGATGGCGACGCCTATCGCGCACAAAGGCGTGGTATATGGCGCAAAAGCGGAGGCGATGACGCTGATAGACATGCTGTTGAAGCCAGAAATTATCAAAGAAGCTTGGGAGTATTACCGTAACGAGCAAACCAAAGAGCAGAAGTACGAACCGCTTATTTCGCCCAAAGAAGTTCCTGCGGTGTACCTGAATCGCAACATCATGGAGAAGTTCAAGCCTGAGTTGTCGAAGTATTATTATGACCCCACAAAATACAAAACGTATTTGGAGCAATTGGGTATCAAATACCCGACACTACGCGATGATCAGAAGGAAGATTTGAAAAAAATGAAAGAAAGTGAAAAATAA
- a CDS encoding M56 family metallopeptidase, protein MLLLLYLLKVSACLGLFYGLYYFLFRRFTFHRLNRIYLLLTLLLSFLIPWVEIEQKRIVEVVPVAEEPVTSPQSEVFEQSVQSLDGESSQLINSKLRGVEPIPEKKYWFATLTWEQGSIVGYVMGLLVSLVVLTRRLWKIALLSKKRQNDANKDWVEVSEPFTAASFFGVVFMNSQALTEEETQQVLLHEQMHARLFHSVDVLLIELCKVILWFNPAIYFYKKSLAEIHEYEVDAQLAARFDAKTYAYLILKLATQSSHSLVHSFGKHPVTNRIHFLFQKPTSAMKKLLYAFGLPLGVAGVLAFAPRKEVLVYNELPATTTPKEVPAKTYPLRVHDNNLATERTESMKKQRRLKPFEPQKTAQDERLPDENSYTEFNKIVQEMRSKDIFFKRVEITSKTDGIKEMLIFARGGEGTTATGLVIGMGKSPIYYLDGMKVQEEVVKSLKPSHIKKVDILEPEYNRYPAFVKKHKLDVKNEKIVWMERKAFDFKKVPAPKLEQKLSLRSGGSVDTIRTFLPANELGTNPLVFINGEEFPASVLTRVDPSKFGMTYIAKPNDSKAILKYGIRAVDGVVDIKTIDDCFFKTEQERMLAVENMRKMLNTTNKRLSKRFLKNNEGNEVMMIVVRGFVYDQPFFSGFEKNAKLIYMLDGKPVQEEEINRYEGKFYSAVSWKKSDSKSKFEEQHAALIDGYDGGIALKTTR, encoded by the coding sequence ATGCTGCTCTTGCTCTATTTGCTCAAAGTGTCGGCCTGTTTGGGGCTATTTTATGGGTTGTACTATTTTCTATTTCGACGATTTACCTTTCATCGTCTCAATCGAATTTACCTGCTGCTGACTTTACTGTTGAGTTTTCTGATTCCGTGGGTAGAAATAGAGCAAAAGCGAATCGTAGAGGTCGTTCCCGTGGCGGAAGAACCTGTCACTTCACCACAAAGTGAGGTTTTTGAGCAAAGCGTCCAATCGTTGGATGGAGAATCTAGTCAACTGATTAACAGTAAATTAAGAGGAGTGGAGCCTATCCCTGAAAAGAAATATTGGTTCGCAACGCTGACGTGGGAACAAGGGAGTATAGTGGGGTACGTTATGGGTCTTTTGGTGTCTTTGGTTGTGTTGACCCGACGACTATGGAAAATTGCACTTTTGAGCAAAAAACGCCAAAACGACGCCAATAAAGACTGGGTAGAAGTATCGGAACCTTTTACTGCTGCCTCGTTTTTTGGGGTTGTCTTTATGAATTCACAGGCGCTCACCGAAGAAGAAACACAGCAAGTGTTGTTGCACGAACAAATGCACGCTCGGCTGTTTCATTCCGTAGATGTGCTGCTGATTGAGCTATGTAAAGTGATTTTATGGTTTAATCCCGCCATATATTTCTATAAAAAATCGCTTGCCGAAATCCATGAATATGAGGTAGATGCGCAGCTAGCGGCTCGCTTTGATGCCAAAACCTACGCTTATTTGATTTTGAAATTGGCGACCCAGTCGTCACATTCTCTGGTCCATTCTTTTGGAAAACATCCCGTCACAAACCGTATTCATTTTTTATTTCAAAAACCAACATCTGCCATGAAAAAACTATTGTATGCCTTTGGATTACCGCTGGGAGTAGCGGGAGTTTTGGCCTTTGCGCCGCGTAAAGAAGTGCTTGTATATAACGAACTACCAGCAACGACTACCCCCAAAGAAGTACCCGCGAAAACGTATCCTTTGAGAGTGCATGATAACAATTTAGCTACTGAACGGACTGAGTCTATGAAAAAACAAAGGCGTTTAAAGCCTTTTGAACCTCAAAAAACGGCTCAAGACGAACGCCTTCCTGACGAAAATTCATACACAGAATTCAATAAGATTGTGCAGGAGATGCGCTCAAAGGATATTTTCTTCAAACGAGTTGAGATTACATCAAAAACAGACGGGATAAAAGAGATGTTGATCTTTGCCCGTGGGGGCGAGGGTACTACCGCAACGGGTTTGGTTATTGGGATGGGCAAATCCCCGATTTATTATTTGGACGGTATGAAGGTGCAAGAGGAAGTTGTGAAGTCACTGAAGCCATCTCACATAAAAAAAGTGGATATCCTCGAACCTGAGTATAATAGATACCCTGCCTTTGTAAAGAAACACAAGCTAGACGTGAAAAATGAAAAAATTGTATGGATGGAAAGAAAGGCCTTTGATTTCAAAAAAGTGCCAGCTCCCAAGCTTGAGCAGAAACTGTCGCTTCGCTCAGGAGGCTCTGTGGATACCATACGTACTTTTCTACCAGCAAATGAATTGGGCACAAATCCGTTAGTTTTTATCAATGGAGAAGAATTTCCAGCAAGTGTCCTGACGCGTGTTGATCCAAGTAAATTTGGGATGACTTACATAGCAAAACCTAATGACTCTAAAGCCATTTTAAAATACGGAATTCGGGCAGTGGACGGCGTGGTGGATATAAAAACGATTGATGATTGCTTTTTCAAAACGGAACAAGAACGGATGTTGGCTGTAGAAAACATGAGAAAAATGCTGAATACGACGAATAAAAGATTGAGCAAGCGTTTTCTTAAAAACAATGAGGGCAATGAGGTGATGATGATTGTCGTGCGAGGTTTTGTGTATGATCAACCATTTTTTTCGGGTTTTGAAAAAAATGCTAAGCTGATTTACATGTTGGATGGAAAACCCGTACAAGAAGAAGAAATCAATCGCTACGAAGGTAAGTTTTACTCAGCGGTTTCGTGGAAAAAAAGTGACAGCAAATCCAAATTTGAAGAACAACACGCGGCACTTATTGACGGATACGACGGGGGAATTGCGCTGAAAACGACCCGCTAA